From a region of the Lactuca sativa cultivar Salinas chromosome 4, Lsat_Salinas_v11, whole genome shotgun sequence genome:
- the LOC122197312 gene encoding uncharacterized protein LOC122197312, whose translation MFLTVIGHNERFRMVKRRFQHSTETIHRCFHEVRTAMMNFAREVIVPTSSNATANTSRRHRRLKEIFPGAIGALDGTLVHAVVPADQQTRYRGRGKGECYQNVIGICNFDMIFTFVWAGWEGIAHDSRVLKEVVFNPTSGFPIPPPDKYYLCDAAYTNTRGFMAPYRNTRYWLADFRRHRALTKEEKFNHAHAQLRNVIERAYGVLKARFPILKHMAPYPFPIQRDIVLACFAVHNFIRKCNIHDQLFMDFEEDTMFTAEVEGGGSDDQNVHDIQWGNQDTEYMANLRNQIANQLI comes from the exons ATGTTTTTGACAGTCATCGGACACAATGAGCGGTTTCGAATGGTTAAACGCAGATTTCAACATTCAACCGAAACAATTCATAGGTGTTTTCATGAGGTTAGAACTGCAATGATGAATTTTGCAAGAGAAGTTATTGTGCCAACATCTTCCAATGCAACCGCAAACACATCAAGACGACATAGAAGGTTGAAAGAAATATTTCCGGGAGCGATAGGTGCGTTAGATGGAACTCTTGTTCATGCAGTCGTGCCCGCTGATCAACAAACTCGTTataggggaagaggaaaaggCGAATGCTATCAAAATGTTATTggaatttgtaattttgatatgatattcacgtTTGTATGGGCCGGTTGGGAGGGCATAGCACATGATTCACGAGTTCTAAAAGAAGTTGTATTTAACCCAACTTCCGGTTTTCCAATTCCTCCACCAG ACaaatattacctttgtgatgccGCATACACCAACACTCGTGGATTTATGGCTCCCTACCGTAATACGaggtattggttagccgatttCCGAAGACATCGTGCATTAACTAAGGAGGAAAAGTTCAACCATGCTCACGCACAACTCAGAAATGTTATTGAGCGCGCTTATGGAGTTTTGAAGGCCAGATTCCCAATCCTAAAGCACATGGCTCCTTATCCTTTTCCAATACAAAGAGACATAGTGCTTGCTTGTTTTGCagtccataattttataaggaagTGTAATATTCATGATCAATTATTTATGGACTTTGAAGAAGACACTATGTTTACTGCTGAAGTagaaggtggaggaagtgatgacCAAAACGTACACGACATTCAGTGGGGTAACCAAGACACTGAATATATGGCTAATTTGCGTAACCAAATTGCAAATCAATTAATTTAA